AGCAACTGGATCATAATATTTGGATAAATTTcctaaataaaaaatatataaataaataagagCAATGAACAAATAACtatttaaacaattttagGGGTGGATAAGACGATCCTCATTTTATCTTCCCAAATCATCTTATGTcttatacatatgcatacctatatatttcattgaTAAGTTGTAACCCGCGTCATTATAAAACAACATTTGCTTTTCCATAAATCTTCTTCTACTTTCATTTGAAACATGCATTGtatcaaaatatgatattttaagaaatcgatataaataataggttccataataaaacattcCTGAATACAGAACAAAATGTAAAAGAGATAAGCcatagaatatatttttttaaaaatcatCAATCATT
This sequence is a window from Plasmodium chabaudi chabaudi strain AS genome assembly, chromosome: 7. Protein-coding genes within it:
- a CDS encoding ATP synthase-associated protein, putative, which codes for MKDKVLEGGEKKKKKGFCRRCCSRVFTSLKGPSITHSILFGICGGMFYYGTYYLYRFLKISYFDTMHVSNESRRRFMEKQMLFYNDAGYNLSMKYIGNLSKYYDPVALRMPFQPLDDAYRL